GGCCTCGGCCGCCAGAGACACCAGTTCCAACAAATCTGTTTGCGACGTGACCGCGTAGTCGAACCAGTGTCCCGCCGTAGCCATGGCCGCCTTGGCCTCCGCCAACAGGGCATAGTCCAGGATGCCCTGGGGCAGGCCGCCCATGTTGGGCGCGCAGACCATGTAGGCCACGGCGTCCACGATGGAGCGCGTGGGCTGGTACGGCGTCGTGAGCCCGGTGGCCGTCACCACGGGCAGCAGCCGCGTGGATTTGACGCGCACCTTGTCGGCCACATTGTTGGAGAGCTGGTTGGTGGCCATGATGCTCACTTCCAGGAGCGTGCAGTCCTCGTAGGTCCGGTGGGGCGGGCCGTAGCCGCGCAGCCCGGAGATGATGACGTCATCCACGGCGTCGGGCTGCAGGAACTCCTCTGACCCGCGTTTGATGCGGAACTGGTAGCGCCCCGGCCCCCAGGGCGGGGAAATCTTGTACGACCAGCGCAGGGGCTCCGGATAGGCGAGGGTCCAGGCAAAGGTCCACACCTGCGTCCAGTCCGTCAGCGGGGAGCCGCTGTTATCCACCAGCCGCACATGCACGTCGGCAATGGCGCTGGCGAACCACTTAAGGCCCGCCACCAGCTGCCACAGGCCGGCGGGCATGGTGATGTCCCATTCGATTTCCGCCACCGCCGTCCCCGAAGGGTTGACCGTCACCGTCAAATATTCGTTCCACTTGAGCTCCTGCCCGCTGACCTCCTCGCAGGTCCAGACCACGCGGGGGATCATGGTGGGCGACTGGCCGGGGCGGATGATGCGGTGGGATGTGCCGGCGTAATCCTGGATGGGCGTGTCGTCGATGGTGACGTTCTCAACCAGGTGCTCGCCCCTGCCGAGCATGTACAGCCCGTAAAAGATCTGATTTTGCGTGGCCCCGTCGATGTTGACGAACCCTGATTGCAACAGGTCGGGGTAGTATTTGGTGGTCCCGAATCGTTCCGGATAGGGCTGCCCCAGTCGCGGCCTGTTGCCGCCGGGGGCCAGGCTGTACATGGTGATGTCCAGATCATTGGACGTCACCGCAGAGGCCTGCTTGCGGGCCGGAAACACCAGGGAGACCAGCAGGGTCCCGCCGGCCAGGATGCCGGCGCTGATGAGCGACCCGGCCCAGGTGCCAGCCAGGCCGAAGGCATAGGGGGCCAGGGCCGCTGCGGCCAGCACGGCGATGCTGGCCAAAATCTGCAGGGCGTTGGAGTCCCCGCCGCCGCGCGGCAACTGGACGAACACCGCATCCGCCCCCGTGGGCAAGGGCGTGCCCCACCATCGCCGCAACACGGGCCGGCCATTGACCAGCAGCATCAGCGGGCCGGAGGTCTGGGGCCGGTAGTGGGCCAGGATGGCCAGGGGCGTGGTGCCGGGGCGCACCTGGGCCACGGCCAGATCGTCCAGGCCGGTCATGGGGTTGCGGATGCGGCGGCCTGGCCCGAAGGGATGCGCCAACATGGGCAGGGCCGGCTGGGGGTCAGGGGCGCGCCACAACGACGGCGTATTGCACAGGCAGTTATCGAACATATCGCCAATACCCCGTGATTGCCCAGAACATGCTGCGCAGGTCCAGCATGCTGGATCGGACCACCCCCATGTGCTCCAGGGCGTGCAGGATCAGGATGCGTCCGCCCAGCTCCACCACCATGCCGATGTGGTGGGCGGCCTGGCCACGGGTCAGGGACACGGCGTCCCCCTCCCGTGGCTGCTGCGTGGGCGCATAGCCAAAGGTGTCCATGACGCGCGGCTCGTCGCGCAGCAGGCGGGCCGCGGAAAACACCGTGCGCGCATGGTCGATGAAGCAATCGGGGCACTCCCGCCCAAAATGCTCACGGCTCCAGAGCCTGAACCACCACAGGCAATCCTGATCCTCACACCAGGGCCGCCCTTTGTATTGATCCGACCAATGAGGCTGGCGGGCCACGTGTGACGGGAGGGACGGGGGCAACGGGTGCGTACAATGCGTCATGAGATCAGCCCCGGTTCCGTGGTGCTGGTGTACTTGGCCCGTGGCACTTGCACCCCGGACATGTTCGCCACCCTGGCTGAGGCTTCCGCCCCGCCGTGGGCATGGTCCACCTGGGCCACCTCCAGGGGCAGCGGGAATTCCATGGATGGCGGCTGGTTCGGCCCGCGGTACTGGCGGTAGAGGATTTCGATGGGAGGGCCGGCAATGCCGGCGTCGTACAGCGCACGGTGCATGCCGCGGGTCAGCGCGCCGGTGCGGATGCGCATCTCCCCGCAGGTGCGGCGCTCCAACCCCGGCAATTGCAATTCAAACTGAGCCGGCAGGTACGTGCCCTGGGGCGTGGGCAGGGCGTCATGGGAGAACACCACCATGATGGGCGCGTGGAGCGCCGCATGCGTGATGGTCAGGGTCTCGAAAATCGTGTCCTGCGGGTCGGCGTAGGCGCAGGCCTCCCGCTGGGCGTCGTCCAGGGTCGCGTAGTAGGCGTCCATCTATTGCTCCGGGAACGGCAAGGCCGGTGGAGTAAACCCATAGCTGCTGTATCTGCCGGTTGTGCTTTTTGTAATACGGAGCCCCCGGATTGCGCCGCGCAAGCGGCTGCCAGGGCAATTGCCCCACTGCCCGATGCCCAGGGGGGATGCCGGCGCGGGGGGGTGGCTGGATGCGTTGGAGCCGGAATACGCCAACCCGTCAACGAATGGTGTGATGCCAAACCTGTTGTTGACGGACGTTGCGAGTTCAACGGCCACGTGGTGCCATGTGTGCGGCTGCACCACCGGTCCCAATATGGGCAATATGACGCCCCCGGAACGGCTGGGCCAGCTCATGGCGCACAGCCGCCCGTTGTAGGTCTGCAATCCCCACGTCACGCTGGAGTAA
This sequence is a window from Megalodesulfovibrio gigas DSM 1382 = ATCC 19364. Protein-coding genes within it:
- a CDS encoding DUF1833 family protein → MDAYYATLDDAQREACAYADPQDTIFETLTITHAALHAPIMVVFSHDALPTPQGTYLPAQFELQLPGLERRTCGEMRIRTGALTRGMHRALYDAGIAGPPIEILYRQYRGPNQPPSMEFPLPLEVAQVDHAHGGAEASARVANMSGVQVPRAKYTSTTEPGLIS